A segment of the Streptomyces sp. ITFR-21 genome:
GGAGACGGGCACGAGCGTCGCGGAGAACGACGAGGAACCGTTCATGGTCCTCGGAGACCTGCCCGGCCGGTTCGCGCTCCAGTACACGCCGCTGTTCGCCCGCCGCCTGGTCGTCACCGCCGTGGCGATGACCGGCCGCCTCGCGCAGCCCCGCTTCGGCCGGCTGAGCTGTGTCGCGGAGGAGCTCCTCATGCGCCTGCTCCTGACGCAGGCCGAGGTCGTCGCCGATCTGCACGCCCTGCACACGGCCGGCGTCGGCGCCGCGTTGGAGGCGTTCGCCGCGCGGCTGTACGGGGACGTGGACCACGAGTGGCTCTACCGGCCCGCCGTGGACGGCCCCGCCTTCGATGACCCAGCCCTGGACGGTCCCGCCCCGGCCGGCGCCGGCAAGGCCCCCGGACCCGCGGACCCCGGTATCGCTCCCCTGGGGTTCGAGGACTGGTTCACCCCCTTCGGCGAGGGGTGGTACGTCCACCCGTACGCGGCGGACGAGGACGAGCCCGAGGACGAGATGGAGGCCGAGGAGCAGGGCGCGGCGGGCGACGAGGTCGGGTGAGCCCGCCGCCGGGGCCGGGCCGCGGTCGGCCCGCGTACGGCGCCGCGCGGTCCGGCAGGGCCCCCGGCGGGGGTGGCGGCCGGCTGGGCGACCCGGATCAGACGGTGCCGTTCTCCCACCACCAGGCGCGGCCCAGGTCCGCCCGGCTGTCGACGTGCTGGTGGTCCACGGCGTAGGTCTCCAGGCCGGAGAAGCCGCAGGTCTCCGCCTTCTGGTACACGGTCTTGTTGGCCACGCCGGGGACGTCCAGGTCGGCGGCGGTGCCGTAGAGGTGCATGCTGTCGCTCGCTCCGCCGACCGAGGCGTTGTGCGCGATGCTGCGGAAGCCGGAGTTGACGGTGATCGGGACGTTGCCCAGCTTCTTGCGGAGCGCCTCCAGTTTGTACATCGCCCGGCGGGCGTTCTCCTTGGCCGCGGCGGCGCTGACCTTGCCGCCGTCGAACGTGCCGCTGACGCGGTCGGTGAACTCGCTGAAGTCGAAGTGCGCGGTGGAACCGTCGGACTGCTCCAGGGCGTTGAGCTGCGCCTGCGTGGCGGGCCCGACGGCGGCGTCGGACGACAGCCCGTAGGCGGACTGGAAGAGGCGGACCGCGGCGGCGGTGCCCGGCCCGAACTGCCCGTCGACGCCCACCCGCGTCTGGCCGGGGCTGCTGGTGGCCCAGCCGGCGACCCTGATCTGGAGTTCGGTGACGTCGGCGCCGGTCATCCCCTGCGTGAGGGTCCGCGACCACGAGTACGCGTACGCCGCGCCGGAGAGCAGCACCGGTCCCAGGACGACGCCGGCGCCCGCGGCCAGCGTCCCCCGGAGCAGGGTGCGACGGTCCAAGGGGGAGGAGGCCGGGGAGGGGGCCGATGAGAACGGTGCGGACGGTGCGGACGGAGAAGAGGAGGCCATCGTTGCCCTTTCGGTAACCGGTCGGGTCCGGGTCTGCCGCGGGTGTGGCGCTCTCAGCATGCCGCCGGTACGGGAGGTGCTCAAGGGGCCGGAGACGCCGACATCGTCCGTACGGCGGTACGCGGTGGGGGCGGGGCCGGCGTGGCCCCTCGAAGCGGAAGGCGGTGCCGGTCCCGCTCTCCCGCGCCCGGCAGCCCGCCCGCGCCTCCTACGCGGCCCGCGCCCGGCATCCCTCAGCTCACCCGCGCCCCGTAATCCGCCCGCGCCCCGCAGACCACCACCGTTTCCGGCGGCGTGATCCTGACGCCCCAGGCCCGCCTCGTCGCCGGCCACGTGACCATGGAGTTCGGCGCCCGCGCGGACTCCGACGCCGCACAGGTCGACGACATCGGCTCCACCATCGCGTGCGCGGCCTCCCTGTCCGTCCCCGCCATCACCGAGACCCTGCACTCCTGGGGCAACGCGACCAGCACCTTCACCACCAACGGCGGCAACGGCGGCAACGGCGGCGCCCTGTGGGGCAGCGACTCCAGCACCCGCCCGCACCGCCGCCACCTTCACCGGACGCCGCGAGCAGATCATCACTGAACGGCCACGCAGCCGCGGCGCGGCCCTCCGTACGCCGCCTCCCCGCGCCGCTTCCCCCCCGCCGTGGAACACACGACCGCCGCCCGCACCTCGGGGGCGGGCGGCGGTCGCAGGGCGTCGCAGGCGGGCCGGGCTACTTGCCGACGCGCGGGAGGCTGCTGAGCCGGCCGGGGAGTTCGGTGCCGGTCTGCTGGGCGCGCATGAGGGCGATGACCGCGCCCGCGCCGCCGAGGATCAGGCTGACCCAGAAACTGAAGCCGTGGCCGCCGTTCGGGCCGAAATCGGAGTGGGCGAAGATCGCGATGAGATAGAGCACGAACCCGATCGCGAAACCGAGAAAGGTCAGCAGCCGGGCCGGTGCCGGCAAGGTGACCGTCGGCACGAACAAGCTGATCGCCAGGGCGGCCGCGCCGAGCACGGTGACGACCATCGCGAACCAGGCTATGAACAGTCCGTGATCGAAGTGCCACGCACTCCAACTCACGCTGCCGAGGTCGATGCCGTATCCGCTCCCGAAATCCCAGGAGTAGTACCCGAAGAACGAGAAGACGAACACGATGAACCCGATACCGAGAATCGCCCAGTCAAGGCGGTCCACCGATGACGGGTCGAAAGATCCCCTGGCCGGGCCGCCGCCGGCGGTCGGCGGCGGAGGCGGCGGCGGGCCGGGCGGCGGCGCATCGTAGGTCATGGTCTCTGGTCTCCCCTTTGGTGTTGCTCAACGAGTACTCGGAAGCTGAGAGTAGCGGTACGCAACCCCCTGCCGTAAGCATGTGACGCAGATATGCACCCTCCGGGTTCCCTTGGCCGCCCTGGTACGCGTGGGAATTCCCGTGGCGAGAGTCGATTTCCCGGGCACACGGGGTCGCAGGGAAATAAGAATACCCGCGCACCCCTGTCCACAAGATTCAAAGGCCCGCAAATCCCGTTCCCCCGGCCCGGCGTTCCCGCAACCCCGACCGCGGTCCCCGCCATCGGCCCGCCCCTGCCGGTGTCCCCTTCGCCGCGGCCCGTGTGCGGAGCAGCCCGCCGCGTCCGGGTCGGAGGCGAACAGGTTGTACGGCAGAAAGTGGGCGAGCGCTCCTTTGCCGGTGACGGTCACCTCGCGGCGCCGCTGCTCGTGGAGGAGCCGGGCCAGCTTGGCCTCCATCCGGCGCAGCAGCCGGAAACGCCTGTTGTACCGGCGCCTGGACAGTTCGCCCAGCCCGGCCTCGTCGCGCTCGGCGCGGTTGAGGCGGTTCATGCCGAAGTCGTTGTCCCCGTAGGCGCGACAGATCTCCTCGCCTGCGCGACGGATGGCCGCCTCGATCTGTGCCGGTCGTCCCCGGCTCCGGCCGGCAGTTCCGGAAGGCTGGTGAACAGCTCCGCCGCGCGGGCGAGTTGCCGCTGCGCTGCGACCGGCCGGGCGAAGTCCTCCGGCATGGAGGTGTAGCCGTGCCAAATGTTGCGCAGCGAGTGCGCGGCCGCTTTGGCGAGCGCGGCCCCGGTGGTCGAATCAACGGCGGCGTCCTGGGCGGCGAACAGGTCCTGGACGAGGTGGGCCACGTCCTCCGGCCGCTTGCGCAAGGTGAGCGTGGCGTGCGGTTCCCACAGCAGCGCCTCGGCGTGCGGCGCCTCTTGGGCGTTCGACGACGGC
Coding sequences within it:
- a CDS encoding D-Ala-D-Ala carboxypeptidase family metallohydrolase → MDRRTLLRGTLAAGAGVVLGPVLLSGAAYAYSWSRTLTQGMTGADVTELQIRVAGWATSSPGQTRVGVDGQFGPGTAAAVRLFQSAYGLSSDAAVGPATQAQLNALEQSDGSTAHFDFSEFTDRVSGTFDGGKVSAAAAKENARRAMYKLEALRKKLGNVPITVNSGFRSIAHNASVGGASDSMHLYGTAADLDVPGVANKTVYQKAETCGFSGLETYAVDHQHVDSRADLGRAWWWENGTV